The Pseudanabaena sp. ABRG5-3 genome includes the window CGACTACATAGACCAATAAATAATAGTCCAAACTGAAGGTATAGATAGTTTTTGCCTAGCCAAGAATCCTTTTTTACTTTTGGAATTTCATAACGAACTTTCCCTGTTTTGCTATCAGTTCTTTTGATTTGTCTTTGCCATCCTAAAGCACGAGGAATTTGCGATAGGAAGGATAAAGGGCAAATCCGCCGCCATAGCTCATGCCCAAATACCAATAGGATAAAAATAGCGCTAGGTACAATTATGCCCCAAAATATTGGTGCACCAAGGGGATAGGGTTGCAATTCTAGACAAGTATTTTGAACAGAAATACAATCTTCGGGCTTGATGCGAAAAGGACTCCAAGTTTGACTTGGAGTTGTAATTAAAGGAGAAATCGGATCATAAAAGAGGGAAGCAATGAGAAGTAACCAAGCACAGGTTAATACCCAACGTACTTTTCGTATTTGCTGCTCAGATATGTTGTAAAGCATGGCTTTTTATTGTTGAGTTGAATGAGGGAATTAATTAGGACGACTGATTAGGTTTATTTATCTAACTAATCTATGGGGTTTATTTCTAGAAGCTAGATTTAGCAAGCATGGGCGCATAATTGGGGCGAAATTAGCATGGCAACTATATAGAACAACCTATAGTTCACCTTAGCAAGAAAATACATAGATGAAAACTTATCTTTATTATAAGAATAATAGACTTTACTCTATTTACCCTTCACTCTAAGATACCAATAGAGATAAATCAATCGTTCTTGCGAATCACTTAATAAGTTATGTCTAATTTAAAAAACAATATTTCACGGAGACGATTTATAGCTACGGCTGGAGTTACTGCTCTTAGCTCAGTACTTCTCAAAGGATGTCTTGGTAATCCTCCCGAAGATACCCCAACTATAAGTTCTGCTAATGCTACTAAAATAAATTTACCTCCTGAGCAAGTTCCTGAAACAACAAAAGTCAAACTTGGTTATCTACCAATTGTTGAAGCAGCAGCACTAATTGTTGCCAAAGAGAAAGGTTTCTTTGCAAAGTATGGCATGACTGATGTTGATCTTTCCAAGCAAGCCAACTGGGGAGCTGCGAGAGACAATGTCAAACTTGGTTCGTCAGCAGGTGGAATTGATGGCGGTCAATGGCAAATGCCAATGCCCTACTTGATTTCTGAAGGAATTATCACCGATAACCTCAAAATCCCTATGTATGTGCTGTTGCAGTTAAACACACAGGGTAATGGTATTGCGATCGCAGGCAAGCATAAAGGCAAAAATATAGGTCTGAAAATCGATAAAGCCAAGGATTTATTTGAAAAGACCAAATCTGAAGGTGCGAAATTCAAAGCTGCTTACACCTTCCCAAAAGTAAACCAAGACTTTTGGATTCGCTACTGGCTAGCTGCTAATGGTGTTGATCCTGATGCTGATGTCGAATTGTTAACCGTACCTTCGGCACAAACCGTAGCCAACATGAAAACTGGCACGATGGACGCTTTCAGTACAGGCGACCCTTGGCCCTATCGCATCGTCAAAGAGAAGATCGGCTTTGTTTCTGCACTTACCGCCGAAATTTGGAAAGCCCACCCTGAAGAGTATTTAGCAATGCGTGCGGACTGGGTAGATAAGAATCCCAAAGCAACCAAGGCTTTGCTCAAAGGAATTATGGAAGCACAACAATGGTGTGATAACTTCGACAATCGTAAAGAACTAGTCCAAATCGTTGCCACTCAAAATTACTTTGGAGTCTCTCCTGATATTCTTGAAGACCCAATGATGGGCAAGTATGACATGGGTGATGGTCGCACTATTGATGATAAGAGCATGGCTCCCCTTTATTGGAAAGATGCTAAGGGCAATGTTTCCTATCCCTATCAAAGCCATGACCTTTGGTTCTTAACTGAGAGTGTACGTTGGGGCTTCTTACCCAAGGATTCCCTAGCCAAAGCCAAGGATTTAATTAAGAAGGTCAACCGTGAGGATATCTGGCGCGAAGCCGCTAAGGAAGCAGGTTTCTCTGATATTCCCACTAGTACCTCTCGCGGTATTGAGGAATTCTTTGATGGCACGAAATTCGATCCTGAAAATCCTCAAGCCTATCTCGACAGCCTAAAGATCAAGAAGGTATAGAGCAAAAAATCAGTTTAAAGGCTTCAAAAGCTCTAGTTCAGTAAACAAATTAAAAATATTGTGTGAGGAAAATTGCCTGTGAAAATTGATACGAAGCTTGGATTACTTCTACTCAGCTTGCCCCTATCTTTGGGAGCGATATCTCTATCAGCCGAAGCAAAGCCCGCTAATCCTTCAACGACTCCTTCGACAGTCGCATTCACTGAAACCACAACTGCTTCAGTTGCGCCAATTTCTAGTGAATCTAGTGAATCCCCACTTAAAGCGATCGCTAATGATCCCATTGCTCAGAATGTCACATCGGTTTCTCAACTATCGGATGTACGTCCTACGGATTGGGCTTTTACCGCACTCCAATCGCTAGTTGAGCGCTATGGCTGCATCGCAGGCTATCCCGATCGCACATTTCGCGGCAAACAAGCAACCTCACGCTACGAGTTTGCGGCTGGTTTAAATGCTTGTCTTGACAAGATCAATGAGATTATTTCGGCGGGCTTGGCTGACAAGGTTAGTAAAGAAGATCTCGCAACCTTGCAAAAGCTCCAAGAGGAATTTGCTGCGGAACTTGCAACTTTGAGAGGTCGTGTTGATGCTCTTGATGCGAAGACTGCCAAGCTTGAGGCTCAACAGTTTTCTACAACCACTAAACTGAGTGGCGAAGCAATTTTCAGCGTGTCGGGGGCAACAGGAGCTAATCCTACTGGTGGCACAAACACCAACATTGTGTTTAATAACCGTGTCCGCCTGAACCTATTAACCAGTTTCTCTGGTAAGGACTTATTGATTACAGGCTTGCAAGCTACCAATATCAATAGCCTAGCTGCACCTTTAGGTTATGCCGATACTACCCTCAATAGCTCTAGTAATGTCCGCTTGGGCTTTGAGAATCAATTCCTCAATTTCAATCCATCTAACTCCAATACATCAGCCTCTAACTCAGTCAATCTTTACAAGCTACTTTACATTTTCCCCGTTGCTGACAAGTTGACAATGTTTGCAGGTTCTAACGCAGAAGTTTCCGATGCTTTCCCTGCGATTAGCCCCTTTGCTAGTGAAAGTCAAGGCTCGATCTCTCGCTTTGGTCAGGGTCTCAATGCTGCAACCCGTGTATCTGGCGGTACATCTGGTACTGGTCTAGCTGCTGCCGTTGGTTTCATTTGGACTCCTTCTGATCAGGTTGACTTCCGTGCTTTATATGGCAGTGTTAACTCAGCGATCGCCGCTAACAGCCCCACTACTCTACTTGGTGCTGGCTTCTTTGGTGGTAGTACCATTGCGGCTGCTCAATTAACCCTCAAGCCCACTTCCAATCTTGATATCGGACTGAACTATGCCAATAGCTATCACCAGATCAATATTTTGGGAACCGGCTTAGCTTCCGCAGACATTAATGCAATTAATGTAGGAGCAGGAAACAATATTAATGACCCAATTAAATTAAATTCTATTGGTTCAACTTTGACATGGCGGATTACTCCCAAGATTGCTTTTAACCTATCTGGCGCTTGGATCTTTGCCAATCTTACTAATAAGGATGCTTCCACCACCTTTACTAGTTGGATGACTGGATTTCATTTCAGTGATGTATTTAATGAAGGCAACACGGCTGGTCTTCTCTTTGGACAGCCTCTAGTACGTAATGCTGTTGGTGGACTTGCCACAATTCCCACTGGGTTTACCGCCACACCCTATCAATTGGAAGGATATTTCAATTTTAAAGTTTCTAAAAACATCAGCGTTACCCCTGGCGTGTTCTTTGTGTTTAATCCAGAAGGCATCAATAATGCACCTACCGCAACTGTCGGTGTGGTAAGGACTACATTCACATTCTAAAGAACATAGGACTTAGGTAAGCCTAATTAATCTACTGTTTTGGGTAAATGTAGTGCTGGTAAAACCCAAACTATATTTACTCGATATATGAAGTTCTCAACTAAAAACAAATTTAATTTTGCAGGAGTAAACAGTTTATGGCAGCAAGTATTGGTAATCGTAATGGCAGTTTAGGGCGATCGCTCTCTAAATTTTGGGAAAAGAATGCTCAAAATTGGGCGCTTCCAATTATTGGGATTGTCGGATTTTTATTTATTTGGCAACTTCTTTCTAGCGTTGGGTTGATCAAGTTGCCTGGACCTTGGAATATCATGGCAGAAAAAACCACCCGCAACCTCTTGCTCTATCCCTTCTTTGATCGCGGTGGTACAGATAAAGGACTATTCTGGCAGACTCTCGCTAGCTTTGAGCGCGTGGCAAAGGGCTATTCAATTGCAGCGATCGTGGGTATTAGCGTCGGGATTCTGGTGGGGACTAATGCAGTTATTGATAAAGCCCTCGATCCATTGTTCCAATTTTTGCGAACAGTGCCACCTCTTGCATGGGTTCCGATCGCTCTCGCCGCATTGCGTCAAAATGAACCAGCAGCATTGTTCGTTATCTTTATCACTGCTGTATGGCCAAT containing:
- a CDS encoding CmpA/NrtA family ABC transporter substrate-binding protein produces the protein MSNLKNNISRRRFIATAGVTALSSVLLKGCLGNPPEDTPTISSANATKINLPPEQVPETTKVKLGYLPIVEAAALIVAKEKGFFAKYGMTDVDLSKQANWGAARDNVKLGSSAGGIDGGQWQMPMPYLISEGIITDNLKIPMYVLLQLNTQGNGIAIAGKHKGKNIGLKIDKAKDLFEKTKSEGAKFKAAYTFPKVNQDFWIRYWLAANGVDPDADVELLTVPSAQTVANMKTGTMDAFSTGDPWPYRIVKEKIGFVSALTAEIWKAHPEEYLAMRADWVDKNPKATKALLKGIMEAQQWCDNFDNRKELVQIVATQNYFGVSPDILEDPMMGKYDMGDGRTIDDKSMAPLYWKDAKGNVSYPYQSHDLWFLTESVRWGFLPKDSLAKAKDLIKKVNREDIWREAAKEAGFSDIPTSTSRGIEEFFDGTKFDPENPQAYLDSLKIKKV
- the ntrB gene encoding nitrate ABC transporter permease, whose protein sequence is MAASIGNRNGSLGRSLSKFWEKNAQNWALPIIGIVGFLFIWQLLSSVGLIKLPGPWNIMAEKTTRNLLLYPFFDRGGTDKGLFWQTLASFERVAKGYSIAAIVGISVGILVGTNAVIDKALDPLFQFLRTVPPLAWVPIALAALRQNEPAALFVIFITAVWPILLNTAVGVKQIPQDYRNVSRVLQLSKQKYFFKILIPSALPYIFTGLRISIGLAWLAIIAAEIIMSGIVGIGFFIWNSYTNDKVGEVILALVYIGAVGLILDRAVAWLQNVILPEEQK
- a CDS encoding iron uptake porin; protein product: MKIDTKLGLLLLSLPLSLGAISLSAEAKPANPSTTPSTVAFTETTTASVAPISSESSESPLKAIANDPIAQNVTSVSQLSDVRPTDWAFTALQSLVERYGCIAGYPDRTFRGKQATSRYEFAAGLNACLDKINEIISAGLADKVSKEDLATLQKLQEEFAAELATLRGRVDALDAKTAKLEAQQFSTTTKLSGEAIFSVSGATGANPTGGTNTNIVFNNRVRLNLLTSFSGKDLLITGLQATNINSLAAPLGYADTTLNSSSNVRLGFENQFLNFNPSNSNTSASNSVNLYKLLYIFPVADKLTMFAGSNAEVSDAFPAISPFASESQGSISRFGQGLNAATRVSGGTSGTGLAAAVGFIWTPSDQVDFRALYGSVNSAIAANSPTTLLGAGFFGGSTIAAAQLTLKPTSNLDIGLNYANSYHQINILGTGLASADINAINVGAGNNINDPIKLNSIGSTLTWRITPKIAFNLSGAWIFANLTNKDASTTFTSWMTGFHFSDVFNEGNTAGLLFGQPLVRNAVGGLATIPTGFTATPYQLEGYFNFKVSKNISVTPGVFFVFNPEGINNAPTATVGVVRTTFTF